The following are from one region of the Populus trichocarpa isolate Nisqually-1 chromosome 8, P.trichocarpa_v4.1, whole genome shotgun sequence genome:
- the LOC7490852 gene encoding beta-glucuronosyltransferase GlcAT14A, whose protein sequence is MRTSKISSGNSGYHAWILAFAMSLLILIALSKSWFYDHASATASEDLQYFSVIVPSKGRAYPPVLAYWICGTSGDGKRMLRLLKAIYHPRNQYLLQLDAESSDYERAELVVSVQSESLFQAYGNVNVVGKGYAINEMGSSALAAILNAAALLLKLSADWDWFINLSVSDYPLVSQDDLLHAFTSLPRDLNFINYTNDTAKNEIHKINQIVVDPSLHLQKSSHLYYAVETRTTPDAFKIFGGSPWLVLTRAFMEYCVQGWDNLPRKLLMYFSNTASPLESYFHSVLCNSPEFQNTTVSNDLRYNILETTTDGESPYDKMLNGGAAFARPFKEDAAALNMIDENVLNREPNGLVPGKWCLDQGMNKSSEASKPPGEDLCSTWGNINDVKPGSYGIKLAFLLSKIAGEEKLTTSQCLQATQMGSS, encoded by the exons ATGAGGACATCAAAAATTTCTTCAGGGAATTCAGGCTATCATGCATGGATTCTTGCTTTTGCAATGAGTCTACTGATACTGATTGCCTTGTCGAAGTCATGGTTTTATGATCACGCTTCTGCTACTGCAAGTGAGGATTTGCAATACTTTTCAGTGATTGTCCCTTCAAAAGGGCGGGCCTATCCTCCTGTTCTTGCTTATTGGATATGTGGTACTAGTGGAGATGGGAAGAGAATGTTAAGGCTATTAAAAGCAATTTATCATCCAAGGAACCAATATCTATTGCAGCTTGATGCTGAATCCTCAGATTATGAAAGGGCAGAGTTAGTTGTTTCAGTTCAATCTGAAAGTTTGTTTCAAGCATACGGTAATGTTAATGTTGTTGGAAAAGGTTATGCTATCAACGAAATGGGATCGTCTGCTCTTGCTGCCATACTCAACGCTGCTGCATTGCTTCTTAAGCTGAGTGCAGACTGGGATTGGTTCATCAATTTAAGTGTCTCAGACTATCCTCTAGTGAGTCAAGATG ATCTCCTCCATGCCTTCACTTCCTTGCCAAGAGATCTCAACTTCATCAACTATACTAATGACACTGCGAAAAACGA GATACACAAGATTAACCAAATTGTTGTAGACCCCAGCTTACATCTTCAGAAGAGTAGCCACCTTTATTACGCTGTTGAGACTCGAACAACACCTGATGCTTTCAAGATATTTGGAG GTTCACCCTGGCTGGTTCTTACAAGAGCTTTCATGGAGTACTGTGTCCAAGGATGGGACAACCTTCCAAGAAAACTACTAATGTACTTCAGCAACACGGCATCCCCACTTGAATCGTATTTCCACTCTGTCCTCTGCAACTCTCCTGAGTTTCAAAACACAACAGTAAGCAATGATTTAAGGTACAATATTCTGGAAACTACTACAGATGGGGAATCACCTTATGACAAAATGCTAAATGGTGGAGCAGCATTTGCAAGGCCATTTAAAGAAGATGCTGCTGCACTAAACATGATAGATGAGAATGTCTTGAACCGTGAACCCAATGGATTGGTGCCTGGAAAATGGTGCTTAGACCAAGGTATGAACAAGAGCTCAGAGGCATCAAAGCCTCCAGGGGAGGATTTGTGTTCAACTTGGGGTAACATTAATGATGTCAAGCCAGGATCTTATGGTATCAAGCTTGCATTTTTATTGTCTAAGATTGCCGGTGAAGAGAAATTGACAACTAGTCAATGCCTTCAAGCTACACAAATGGGGTCATCATAG